One Lysinibacillus fusiformis genomic window carries:
- a CDS encoding CynX/NimT family MFS transporter — MTTNEYSTHPSKKISWKGKTLLLVIGVIFIASTLRMPLTVVGPIISFIREGLGISNVLAGFLTTIPLLAFAIISPFAPMVARKLGLELTLFLSTILLAFGIVTRSLGTTALLVLGTILIGVAISFGNVLIPGLLKLKFPYQVGLLMAFFTVSMNLSAGVGAGVSYPVANSPLGWQGALAIALILVVLTILVWIPQLKSNKPEPAVASTKARIPLWKSPVTWAVTGAMGLQSLIFYTTAAWIPEIYIAQGLAADRAGWMFSTMQFSQIPMALVVPIIASKMKSQRPLVIIFTVFYVIGFIGLVMEWTSLAVLWMVLLGLAGGASFALAMMFFTLRTRTAYEAADLSGFAQSIGYLLAAVGPILFGYLHDLFRGWNIAGWLFVVVATLLFFCSMRASKDDYVN; from the coding sequence TTGACAACTAATGAATATTCTACTCATCCTAGCAAAAAGATTAGCTGGAAGGGAAAAACTCTGTTACTTGTCATCGGTGTTATTTTTATAGCTTCTACATTACGAATGCCACTAACTGTCGTTGGTCCAATTATTTCCTTCATTCGTGAAGGTCTTGGGATTTCCAACGTACTCGCCGGCTTTTTGACAACAATTCCATTATTAGCTTTTGCGATTATATCACCGTTTGCCCCAATGGTTGCACGCAAATTAGGTTTAGAATTAACATTGTTTTTATCAACAATCTTACTAGCATTTGGCATTGTAACTCGATCCCTTGGTACAACTGCATTACTCGTTCTCGGAACGATACTAATTGGGGTTGCAATTTCTTTTGGTAACGTGCTTATACCAGGTTTACTGAAACTGAAATTTCCTTACCAGGTTGGTTTACTAATGGCATTCTTCACCGTGTCTATGAATCTTTCAGCAGGCGTAGGGGCTGGTGTTAGTTATCCAGTAGCCAATTCCCCTCTTGGTTGGCAAGGGGCTCTCGCAATAGCTCTTATTCTAGTTGTCTTAACAATTTTGGTTTGGATACCACAATTAAAATCAAATAAACCTGAACCTGCTGTCGCATCTACGAAAGCGCGTATACCTTTATGGAAATCACCTGTAACTTGGGCTGTAACGGGAGCAATGGGGTTACAATCACTAATATTTTATACAACGGCGGCATGGATACCTGAAATTTATATAGCCCAAGGGCTCGCTGCTGACCGTGCTGGCTGGATGTTTTCAACAATGCAGTTTTCACAGATACCTATGGCCCTAGTTGTACCTATTATTGCAAGCAAAATGAAATCCCAACGTCCACTTGTCATAATTTTTACAGTGTTTTATGTCATTGGCTTTATTGGTTTGGTAATGGAATGGACAAGTCTTGCAGTTCTTTGGATGGTGCTTCTTGGCTTAGCCGGAGGAGCTTCATTTGCGTTAGCGATGATGTTCTTCACTCTGCGTACACGGACGGCCTACGAAGCAGCTGATTTATCTGGCTTTGCACAATCTATAGGCTATTTACTAGCAGCAGTTGGACCAATCTTATTTGGTTATCTGCATGATTTATTTAGGGGCTGGAACATCGCTGGCTGGCTCTTCGTCGTGGTGGCAACGCTACTTTTCTTCTGCTCTATGAGAGCTTCTAAGGATGACTATGTGAATTGA
- a CDS encoding nitric oxide synthase oxygenase, whose product MKLQEVQRFLALYQSEQNEPETWLANRLQQVESEGEYNPTTEELIFGARVAWRNSNKCIGRLFWQSLHVVDARDILDEQSIFETLLAHIQYATNDGKIRPTITVFAAQRVRIWNHQLIRYAGYETEEGIIGDPHSIAFTKICKSLGWQGEGTAFDVLPLIVQVDNRAPQLFTIPHKYILEVPIRHPECTKVKELDLKWYAVPIISSMRFQMAGIDFQAAPFNGWYMGTEIGARNLADPDRYNMLPAIAEIFELDTTKQASLWRDRALVELNIAVLHSFKEDCVSIVDHHTAAQQFKLFEEAEQKAERDLTGNWAWLIPPISPAATHIFHKPFVNVYNTPNYFYQKPPY is encoded by the coding sequence ATGAAATTACAAGAGGTACAGCGGTTTTTAGCACTTTATCAATCGGAACAAAATGAGCCTGAAACATGGCTGGCAAATAGATTACAACAGGTTGAATCTGAGGGAGAATATAATCCAACAACAGAAGAACTAATCTTTGGAGCAAGGGTAGCCTGGCGCAACAGTAATAAATGCATCGGTCGCTTATTTTGGCAATCGCTACATGTTGTTGATGCGCGAGATATCTTAGATGAACAGTCAATTTTTGAAACATTACTTGCACATATTCAGTATGCAACAAATGATGGAAAAATCCGGCCTACTATTACGGTGTTTGCAGCACAACGTGTGCGTATTTGGAATCATCAGCTTATCCGTTATGCAGGCTATGAAACGGAGGAAGGGATCATTGGTGATCCACATTCCATCGCTTTTACAAAAATATGCAAATCGCTAGGCTGGCAAGGTGAGGGAACGGCGTTTGATGTACTGCCTCTTATTGTGCAGGTGGATAATCGTGCACCACAATTATTTACAATCCCACATAAATATATTTTAGAAGTGCCAATTCGTCATCCAGAATGTACTAAGGTCAAGGAGCTTGACTTAAAATGGTATGCTGTACCAATTATATCGAGCATGCGCTTCCAAATGGCGGGAATCGATTTTCAGGCGGCACCATTCAATGGTTGGTATATGGGCACAGAAATAGGTGCACGCAATTTAGCCGATCCTGACCGCTATAATATGCTACCAGCGATAGCAGAAATTTTTGAGCTTGATACGACAAAGCAGGCATCTCTTTGGCGAGATCGTGCACTAGTTGAATTGAATATTGCAGTGCTTCATTCCTTTAAAGAAGACTGTGTAAGCATTGTGGACCATCATACGGCAGCACAACAGTTTAAGCTGTTTGAAGAAGCAGAACAGAAGGCAGAAAGAGATCTAACAGGTAACTGGGCGTGGCTAATTCCGCCAATATCACCCGCTGCAACACATATCTTTCATAAGCCATTCGTTAATGTTTACAATACACCAAACTATTTCTATCAGAAGCCCCCTTACTAA